Proteins from a genomic interval of Candidatus Methanoperedens sp.:
- a CDS encoding FAD-dependent oxidoreductase, whose product MPKVIILGLGSGGFAASLAIRRTNPDASITIIEKRSYEMFSPCGMPFAIEGIVSLDDLKFSLPTDKQITKLLEHEAQAIITAEKKVVVKNLKTLETASVPYDSLILATGAAPFIPPVKGAQENVGKGVFVLHDLESAQKIMEHAEESKKAVVVGAGPIGLEIAVALLKKGLDVTVVEMLSYALPRALDRDMAKIVEESLAGKGIKLVMNKSVSSINGAPIESVTVGEEVMGTDMVILASGVRANFELAKNAGIEIGKWGIRTNARMETNIKDIYAVGDCIETVSLINHRPTMMQLSSAAYRQGMVAGTNAAGGYDTYEGALSTYVSLIGDMEVGATGFSEFFAEAAGYKVISGKARGKNKPEYYPGAKDITVKIIADAKTGKLLGGQVIGESAGARVNVLSIAIKCGMDVYALSQTEMAYCPMVAENYDALNKAADFAVRKLEKGR is encoded by the coding sequence ATGCCGAAAGTAATAATTTTAGGTCTTGGAAGTGGAGGTTTTGCAGCCTCTCTTGCGATACGGAGAACGAACCCTGATGCTTCAATAACAATTATCGAGAAAAGATCGTACGAGATGTTTTCCCCCTGCGGTATGCCTTTTGCGATAGAAGGGATCGTGAGTCTTGATGATCTCAAATTCTCTTTGCCAACAGATAAACAAATAACAAAACTTCTTGAGCATGAAGCGCAGGCAATAATTACAGCAGAGAAAAAAGTCGTAGTAAAGAACCTGAAGACCCTGGAAACCGCATCGGTCCCATACGACTCGCTCATATTAGCAACAGGTGCGGCGCCATTCATCCCACCGGTTAAGGGGGCACAGGAAAATGTCGGTAAAGGCGTTTTTGTGCTTCACGACCTTGAGAGTGCCCAGAAAATCATGGAGCATGCTGAGGAATCCAAAAAAGCAGTGGTAGTGGGCGCGGGGCCTATAGGTCTTGAGATCGCTGTCGCTTTGTTGAAAAAAGGTCTTGATGTAACTGTGGTCGAGATGCTTTCATATGCCCTGCCCCGCGCACTTGACCGGGATATGGCAAAAATAGTTGAAGAATCGCTTGCAGGAAAAGGGATAAAACTGGTGATGAATAAAAGCGTGAGCAGTATAAACGGCGCTCCTATAGAATCAGTTACAGTAGGTGAGGAAGTTATGGGCACGGATATGGTCATCCTCGCTTCGGGTGTGAGAGCGAACTTTGAGCTGGCAAAAAATGCGGGGATCGAGATAGGGAAATGGGGCATCAGGACGAATGCGAGGATGGAGACGAATATCAAGGATATCTACGCCGTGGGCGATTGCATCGAGACCGTAAGTCTCATAAACCACAGGCCAACGATGATGCAGCTCTCCTCAGCGGCATACAGGCAGGGGATGGTGGCGGGCACGAATGCCGCAGGCGGGTATGATACATACGAGGGGGCGCTATCCACTTATGTTTCGCTTATCGGTGATATGGAAGTGGGAGCAACAGGTTTCAGTGAGTTCTTCGCTGAGGCCGCAGGATACAAAGTGATCTCGGGAAAGGCACGAGGAAAGAACAAGCCAGAGTATTATCCCGGCGCAAAAGATATTACGGTCAAAATAATCGCGGATGCAAAGACCGGCAAGTTACTGGGAGGGCAGGTTATAGGCGAGAGTGCAGGGGCGCGCGTGAACGTGCTATCCATTGCAATAAAATGCGGAATGGATGTGTATGCTCTCAGCCAGACCGAGATGGCTTACTGCCCCATGGTGGCGGAGAATTATGATGCACTGAACAAGGCGGCGGATTTTGCGGTGAGGAAGCTGGAGAAGGGGAGGTGA
- a CDS encoding ATP-dependent protease, whose product MKSRILTVLLILSIMTNFYLVMSQPAQKDLSLLNDRINKLEKVNADLSMQVHSDNLSIQNYASQLDLYRKRIAYLDGRLNNTPTGLQGSAELQAPAVMQKVEYVNDYPFVRQTIVEEGSMMNISVEIRPGKGRVLVQTRPLMGVVFQDAANTAVFVAQNRTGKDLSGSDMIFSIEAQGEIPEVDGPSAGALMTLLVISALENQKVQNSLTLTGTIDQYGQVGEIGGVIEKAKAAKESGKTLILLPKGNSRLVQYTESRRNYYGITVIEQVPETIDAKEYIEKNIGITVEYVETISDVLKYAE is encoded by the coding sequence ATGAAAAGCAGGATCCTGACAGTTTTGCTTATTTTATCAATTATGACAAATTTCTATCTGGTCATGAGCCAGCCAGCGCAAAAAGACCTAAGCCTGCTGAATGACCGGATAAACAAGCTTGAAAAGGTTAATGCAGACCTGAGCATGCAGGTTCACAGCGACAATCTCTCCATCCAGAACTACGCATCACAGCTTGATCTCTACAGGAAAAGGATAGCGTATCTTGACGGCAGGCTGAACAATACTCCCACCGGATTGCAGGGATCGGCCGAGCTTCAGGCGCCTGCGGTGATGCAAAAGGTCGAATATGTAAATGATTATCCTTTTGTGAGGCAGACTATCGTGGAGGAAGGTTCCATGATGAATATCTCGGTTGAGATACGGCCGGGGAAAGGAAGGGTTCTGGTTCAGACCAGGCCTCTTATGGGCGTTGTTTTCCAGGATGCAGCCAATACCGCGGTCTTTGTAGCACAGAATAGAACCGGGAAGGACCTTTCGGGCAGCGACATGATCTTCTCCATCGAGGCACAGGGGGAAATCCCTGAGGTGGACGGGCCAAGCGCGGGCGCTTTGATGACCCTGCTCGTGATCTCAGCCCTTGAGAACCAGAAGGTACAAAACAGCTTGACATTGACAGGTACGATAGACCAGTACGGTCAAGTCGGGGAAATCGGGGGAGTTATCGAAAAGGCAAAGGCAGCGAAAGAAAGCGGGAAAACCTTGATCCTTCTTCCGAAAGGGAATAGCAGGCTCGTTCAGTACACCGAAAGCAGGAGAAACTATTATGGTATAACCGTAATCGAGCAGGTACCGGAAACAATTGACGCAAAGGAATACATAGAGAAAAACATAGGAATAACTGTGGAATATGTCGAAACGATCAGCGACGTCCTGAAATACGCTGAATAA
- a CDS encoding biotin/lipoate A/B protein ligase family protein — protein sequence MEEWRFIDFGLVDIREMMAMDEAILKGKEGNTFFFWTPRKSIILGFFQKAEVELNLDECRDYTITRRISGGGIAFSDERCRQINYGVVGTIDNDHFPLDIIESYKQICGVLIDTLVHYGLNAAFRPINDVVVDNRKISGNAQTRWEGLLLQNGTLLLDFDIEEMLRISNIPKEKFIDKKIASIREGLTWLDRELGEERDMEEVKDVMKKKFEECFEVRLKTGALSPREKELTNMLLSKYYSPEWVYR from the coding sequence ATGGAAGAGTGGCGCTTCATTGATTTCGGGCTGGTGGATATACGCGAAATGATGGCAATGGACGAAGCCATATTAAAAGGCAAAGAAGGAAATACCTTCTTTTTCTGGACACCCAGGAAATCCATAATCCTTGGATTCTTCCAGAAGGCAGAGGTGGAATTGAACCTTGATGAGTGCAGGGATTATACAATCACGAGACGGATAAGCGGGGGTGGTATTGCCTTTTCAGATGAGCGGTGCAGGCAGATAAATTACGGCGTAGTAGGGACAATAGACAATGACCACTTCCCGCTTGATATAATAGAATCGTATAAACAGATATGTGGCGTGCTAATTGACACGCTTGTTCATTATGGGCTGAATGCAGCGTTCCGCCCCATTAACGATGTAGTCGTGGACAACAGGAAAATCTCCGGCAACGCCCAGACAAGATGGGAAGGACTGTTGCTCCAGAATGGTACCCTGCTGCTTGATTTTGACATAGAGGAGATGCTTCGGATATCCAATATCCCAAAAGAGAAATTCATTGATAAAAAAATAGCTTCCATAAGGGAAGGGCTCACCTGGCTTGACAGGGAACTCGGGGAAGAACGCGACATGGAAGAAGTGAAGGATGTGATGAAGAAAAAATTCGAGGAATGCTTTGAGGTAAGATTGAAAACCGGGGCTCTCAGCCCCAGAGAAAAGGAACTTACAAATATGCTTCTGTCGAAATATTACTCTCCCGAATGGGTATACCGCTGA
- a CDS encoding flavodoxin family protein, protein MKIIAIMGSPKGKGSGHKIVKMIEDRMIAMGNVEFEYLFLKDANLKLCIGCYNCMAKGEDKCPLKDDRAAIEQKLLAADGFILSSPVYMGSVSGLMKNFIDRFAYLSHRPRFHRQKMLTVVNTSITGKKGALSTLKIALGYDRGARIVHELAIATPPWPQTERAVAEKERAIDVAAKKFYLTCLDTSLPLPTFNSYMDFLMMQKFSLECRQYLPADYMFYNGKVYYFDTKVNPIKAAAAKAIVEITVYMMKDMGPGNVSWPVTKKEEKFH, encoded by the coding sequence ATGAAAATAATAGCTATAATGGGGAGCCCCAAGGGAAAGGGTTCTGGCCATAAGATCGTGAAAATGATCGAAGACAGGATGATAGCGATGGGCAACGTGGAATTCGAATACCTCTTCCTTAAGGATGCGAACCTCAAGCTATGCATCGGCTGCTATAATTGCATGGCAAAGGGTGAGGACAAATGCCCGCTCAAGGATGATCGCGCCGCGATAGAGCAAAAATTGCTGGCGGCGGACGGCTTCATTCTTTCATCGCCCGTGTACATGGGCAGCGTCAGCGGGCTCATGAAAAATTTCATCGACCGGTTCGCCTACTTGAGCCATCGGCCTCGATTCCACCGTCAGAAAATGTTGACAGTGGTGAACACGTCAATCACTGGCAAGAAGGGGGCGCTATCGACCCTTAAGATCGCACTGGGATACGATCGAGGCGCCCGGATCGTCCATGAGCTTGCGATAGCGACACCCCCGTGGCCGCAAACAGAACGCGCGGTCGCCGAGAAGGAACGGGCCATCGATGTTGCAGCCAAAAAGTTCTACCTGACCTGTCTGGACACATCTCTACCATTGCCGACGTTTAATAGCTATATGGACTTTCTCATGATGCAAAAGTTCAGCCTTGAATGCCGGCAATATCTACCAGCGGACTATATGTTTTATAATGGTAAGGTCTACTATTTTGATACGAAGGTAAATCCGATCAAGGCGGCTGCGGCAAAGGCCATCGTTGAAATCACTGTGTATATGATGAAGGACATGGGCCCGGGTAATGTCTCATGGCCTGTGACTAAGAAGGAAGAAAAATTCCATTAA
- a CDS encoding NAD(P)/FAD-dependent oxidoreductase, translating to MGIPLMDYDVIIIGAGPAGSVTATAVAKAGYRVLVLEKNQKCMSPCAGYISNTINLELPDPSVIQSKITKMRTYSPDLSFHDFDLNGFVVDRPSFDRSLVVRAAGEGADIKWGSPLTVLSCGVVKFSKGEAKGRIIVGADGVFSKTAALLGLHRQKVAVCAQYHLKGTKPIPNTAEIFFNADYAPGGYAWVYPTGEDSAKVGVGTTSGNPRKYLDAFVKASIRFGGKNTEYITGALPISALREKLCFGNILLVGDSAGMCDPVTGAGINNAMIAGEIAGRTIISALENEDLTLLDQYEAKIRRLMGKPLSRALGKRKKLSDCNNEMLQKHLPELWVTFRQYWENL from the coding sequence ATGGGTATACCGCTGATGGATTACGATGTCATAATCATAGGTGCGGGGCCGGCCGGGTCAGTTACGGCAACTGCCGTTGCAAAGGCTGGTTATCGCGTACTTGTGCTTGAAAAAAACCAAAAATGCATGTCCCCCTGTGCGGGGTATATCAGCAACACCATTAATCTTGAGTTGCCTGATCCTTCTGTTATCCAGTCAAAAATCACAAAAATGCGCACCTATTCTCCGGATCTCTCTTTTCACGATTTCGATCTGAATGGATTTGTGGTGGACAGACCATCCTTTGACAGGTCACTGGTTGTGCGGGCGGCAGGTGAAGGGGCCGATATCAAATGGGGTTCGCCGCTGACAGTCCTGTCTTGTGGTGTTGTTAAATTTAGTAAAGGAGAAGCAAAAGGAAGAATAATCGTCGGTGCAGATGGTGTTTTTTCAAAAACTGCGGCACTTCTTGGACTGCACAGGCAAAAAGTTGCAGTATGTGCGCAGTACCACTTAAAGGGGACAAAACCAATCCCCAATACTGCCGAGATTTTTTTTAACGCTGATTATGCTCCGGGAGGATACGCATGGGTCTACCCCACCGGGGAAGATTCTGCAAAAGTCGGTGTCGGCACGACCAGTGGCAATCCGCGTAAATACCTGGATGCCTTTGTCAAAGCATCTATCAGATTTGGCGGGAAGAATACGGAGTACATCACAGGCGCCTTGCCGATAAGCGCACTTCGCGAAAAACTCTGTTTTGGAAATATTCTTCTTGTGGGAGACAGCGCTGGCATGTGCGACCCTGTCACGGGTGCTGGCATCAATAATGCGATGATAGCAGGCGAGATTGCGGGAAGAACGATAATATCCGCACTTGAAAACGAGGACCTGACTTTGCTTGATCAGTACGAAGCGAAAATTAGAAGGCTGATGGGGAAGCCTCTTTCAAGAGCGCTTGGAAAAAGGAAAAAGCTAAGTGACTGTAATAATGAGATGTTACAGAAGCATCTGCCGGAGTTGTGGGTGACCTTCCGGCAGTACTGGGAGAATTTATAG